A region of Drosophila suzukii chromosome 2L, CBGP_Dsuzu_IsoJpt1.0, whole genome shotgun sequence DNA encodes the following proteins:
- the LOC108012197 gene encoding uncharacterized protein, protein MPEKWTALLLLLQLLGNLETGEAIWFPWYFQRYGLAPHSTRHGGGHKNKTDSTCPPGYEPKSPAVGLTGGMAGCERVSGSKQPGHRICDDNPVLMQLARLYVVSPERIVLLLAQPSLTDSCAEITDVLGNIRKSMRNCILAPDNIYGRLKDGLSYFQTEVCEGGDGSNRKRCTGLQESHNCLRELRTDMIECEAPADWYERRNATKVCHIFNDVLDCYYTRAALLCGVEVAKQLRSFAGDSMGRAMTHRCAVNKRLPRVDNAMPISANNGVGVGCPWFNSFHILHIIFWVAGLEYIFPL, encoded by the coding sequence ATGCCAGAAAAGTGGACAGCTTTGCTGCTATTGCTACAGCTGCTCGGAAATTTGGAGACGGGTGAGGCGATTTGGTTTCCCTGGTACTTCCAGCGGTACGGATTGGCCCCGCATTCGACGCGACATGGCGGAGGTCACAAGAACAAGACGGATTCAACCTGTCCACCTGGCTACGAACCCAAGTCCCCGGCGGTGGGGTTGACAGGAGGAATGGCCGGCTGTGAAAGGGTGTCAGGATCGAAACAACCAGGACATCGAATCTGCGACGACAATCCCGTCCTGATGCAGCTGGCCCGTCTTTATGTAGTCAGTCCCGAGAGGATTGTCCTGCTGCTGGCCCAACCCTCGCTCACCGATTCCTGCGCCGAGATCACCGATGTGCTGGGCAACATAAGGAAGTCCATGCGCAACTGCATCCTCGCACCGGACAATATCTACGGTCGGCTAAAGGATGGTCTCAGCTACTTCCAGACGGAAGTCTGTGAGGGCGGCGATGGCAGCAACCGGAAGCGATGCACAGGACTCCAGGAGTCGCACAACTGCCTGCGGGAACTGCGAACGGACATGATCGAGTGCGAGGCTCCGGCGGATTGGTACGAGCGGCGGAATGCCACCAAGGTGTGCCACATCTTCAACGATGTCCTGGACTGCTATTATACAAGGGCCGCCCTGCTGTGCGGAGTCGAGGTCGCCAAGCAGCTGAGATCCTTCGCCGGGGACAGCATGGGCCGGGCCATGACTCACAGGTGCGCGGTCAACAAAAGGTTGCCCCGCGTGGACAATGCCATGCCCATCAGCGCAAATAACGGGGTGGGCGTGGGTTGCCCTTGGTTTAATTCATTTCATATTTTGCACATTATCTTTTGGGTCGCAGGCCTTGAATATATATTTCCATTATAA
- the LOC139352313 gene encoding uncharacterized protein isoform X3, protein MTSASTPSSENSSITIFNNNYIQNTKATIREGTAEIPLTKAMDTPFTRLSTPPEDLEVSEEVEGSGSGEGAYEPQIEVTPTTTMTTSTLEEITTITENLWMTHQSNEKVIYMNFSKKSRNLKKRRHIFNLIVSC, encoded by the exons ATGACATCAGCATCAACCCCTTCATCGGAAAATTCATCGATTACG aTTTTTAACAATAATTATATACAGAATACTAAAGCAACAATTAGAGAAGGCACAGCTGAAATACCACTTACTAAAGCTATGGATACTCCATTCACACGACTTTCGACGCCCCCAGAG GACCTCGAAGTTAGTGAAGAAGTTGAAGGAAGTGGTAGTGGTGAAGGTGCTTATGAGCCACAAATTGAAG TTACGCCAACAACAACTATGACGACCAGTACTTTAGAGGAAATAACCACTATAACAGAAAATTTATGGATGACTCATCAGTCAAATGAGAAGGTAATCTACATGAATTTCAGtaaaaaatcaagaaatttaaaaaaacgcCGACATATTTTTAATCTCATAGTTTCATGTTGa
- the LOC139352313 gene encoding uncharacterized protein isoform X2 — MTSASTPSSENSSITIFNNNYIQNTKATIREGTAEIPLTKAMDTPFTRLSTPPEDLEVSEEVEGSGSGEGAYEPQIEASTTVTPTTTMTTSTLEEITTITENLWMTHQSNEKVIYMNFSKKSRNLKKRRHIFNLIVSC; from the exons ATGACATCAGCATCAACCCCTTCATCGGAAAATTCATCGATTACG aTTTTTAACAATAATTATATACAGAATACTAAAGCAACAATTAGAGAAGGCACAGCTGAAATACCACTTACTAAAGCTATGGATACTCCATTCACACGACTTTCGACGCCCCCAGAG GACCTCGAAGTTAGTGAAGAAGTTGAAGGAAGTGGTAGTGGTGAAGGTGCTTATGAGCCACAAATTGAAG CTTCCACAACAGTTACGCCAACAACAACTATGACGACCAGTACTTTAGAGGAAATAACCACTATAACAGAAAATTTATGGATGACTCATCAGTCAAATGAGAAGGTAATCTACATGAATTTCAGtaaaaaatcaagaaatttaaaaaaacgcCGACATATTTTTAATCTCATAGTTTCATGTTGa
- the LOC139352313 gene encoding uncharacterized protein isoform X1: MTSASTPSSENSSITIFNNNYIQNTKATIREGTAEIPLTKAMDTPFTRLSTPPEDLEVSEEVEGSGSGEGAYEPQIEAAASTTVTPTTTMTTSTLEEITTITENLWMTHQSNEKVIYMNFSKKSRNLKKRRHIFNLIVSC, translated from the exons ATGACATCAGCATCAACCCCTTCATCGGAAAATTCATCGATTACG aTTTTTAACAATAATTATATACAGAATACTAAAGCAACAATTAGAGAAGGCACAGCTGAAATACCACTTACTAAAGCTATGGATACTCCATTCACACGACTTTCGACGCCCCCAGAG GACCTCGAAGTTAGTGAAGAAGTTGAAGGAAGTGGTAGTGGTGAAGGTGCTTATGAGCCACAAATTGAAG CCGCAGCTTCCACAACAGTTACGCCAACAACAACTATGACGACCAGTACTTTAGAGGAAATAACCACTATAACAGAAAATTTATGGATGACTCATCAGTCAAATGAGAAGGTAATCTACATGAATTTCAGtaaaaaatcaagaaatttaaaaaaacgcCGACATATTTTTAATCTCATAGTTTCATGTTGa
- the beat-Ia gene encoding uncharacterized protein beat-Ia isoform X1 — translation MRFPQIVYQTALTTILLAITSELTEALRDVRVRVPHAVRRSEKAILKCFYDIEDDSLYSVKWYKGRREFYRYTPKETPPMKVFHFPGVKVRRVSSNESQVVLDAVTMATSGKYSCEVSADAPSFHTLIAAAELEVIETPHNAPFISGIRPRYRVGDILRGNCTSRHSRPAANLTWTVNNEEVNPSLVRHHKILRDARNDMETAIVGIHFVVTDQHFDNGKLKLRCSAQLHDIYWKTTEKIVLEADLFPKHGSVANGNHVNPDDFYDQYALHEDHSQNKKNSYLTQFQDFLFYHFVPSGEEDDGTEGGLGDGGAAWRGAGSSSSRSSQSRWMVGGSLMAVLSWTLARQLVSPLQAVMTKVGGAACNASGRCTIRRTRPLGMRVIVTKQKQRQRQRQKQQEEKSCLRVSKCSWKGCGCGCGWGCSIGIGRTNSRCIRQLT, via the exons AACTGACCGAGGCTTTAAGAGATGTCCGGGTTCGAGTACCGCACGCGGTGAGGCGTAGTGAGAAGGCCATACTGAAGTGCTTCTACGACATCGAGGATGACAGCCTGTACTCGGTGAAATGGTATAAGGGCAGGCGAGAGTTTTACAGATACACTCCCAAGGAAACGCCGCCCATGAAGGTTTTTCACTTCCCAGGCGTCAAAGTGAGA CGCGTGTCCTCGAACGAGAGCCAAGTGGTGCTCGATGCGGTGACAATGGCTACATCCGGTAAATACAGTTGCGAAGTATCGGCGGATGCGCCCTCATTTCATACATTAATAGCGGCAGCAGAATTGGAAGTTATTG AAACGCCGCACAATGCGCCATTCATATCGGGCATTCGTCCTCGATATCGGGTCGGCGACATATTGCGAGGTAATTGCACATCGCGACACTCGCGGCCAGCGGCCAATCTCACATGGACAGTGAATAATGAAGAG GTTAATCCCTCGCTTGTGCGTCATCATAAAATACTTCGAGATGCCCGCAATGACATGGAAACCGCCATTGTGGGCATTCATTTTGTGGTCACAGATCAGCACTTTGATAATGGCAAACTCAAA ttACGCTGCAGTGCCCAGTTGCACGACATCTACTGGAAAACCACCGAGAAGATCGTCCTCGAAGCGGATCTGTTTCCCAAACACGGAAGCGTGGCCAATGGAAATCACGTCAATCCCGACGATTTCTATGATCAATATGCCCTGCACGAAGACCATTCGCAAAACAAGAAGAATAGCTATTTGACGCAGTTTCAGG ACTTTCTTTTCTATCATTTTGTACCCTCAGGCGAAGAAGACGACGGCACCGAGGGTGGATTGGGTGATGGAGGAGCCGCCTGGCGAGGAGCCGGCTCGTCCAGCTCCAGATCAAGTCAATCCCGGTGGATGGTCGGTGGATCGCTGATGGCGGTGCTCAGCTGGACGCTGGCCAGGCAATTAGTGTCGCCGTTGCAGGCGGTGATGACAAAGGTCGGCGGTGCGGCGTGCAACGCGAGCGGAAGGTGCACAATCCGGCGGACAAGACCCCTTGGAATGCGGGTCATCGTAACAAAGCAAAAGCAGAGGCAAAGGCAGAGGCAAAAGCAGCAGGAGGAGAAATCCTGCCTGCGGGTGTCGAAATGCAGCTGGAaaggatgcggatgcggatgcggatgggGATGCAGCATCGGCATCGGCAGGACCAACAGCAGATGCATCAGGCAATTAACATGA
- the beat-Ia gene encoding uncharacterized protein beat-Ia isoform X2, with product MRFPQIVYQTALTTILLAITSELTEALRDVRVRVPHAVRRSEKAILKCFYDIEDDSLYSVKWYKGRREFYRYTPKETPPMKVFHFPGVKVRRVSSNESQVVLDAVTMATSGKYSCEVSADAPSFHTLIAAAELEVIETPHNAPFISGIRPRYRVGDILRGNCTSRHSRPAANLTWTVNNEEVNPSLVRHHKILRDARNDMETAIVGIHFVVTDQHFDNGKLKLRCSAQLHDIYWKTTEKIVLEADLFPKHGSVANGNHVNPDDFYDQYALHEDHSQNKKNSYLTQFQGEEDDGTEGGLGDGGAAWRGAGSSSSRSSQSRWMVGGSLMAVLSWTLARQLVSPLQAVMTKVGGAACNASGRCTIRRTRPLGMRVIVTKQKQRQRQRQKQQEEKSCLRVSKCSWKGCGCGCGWGCSIGIGRTNSRCIRQLT from the exons AACTGACCGAGGCTTTAAGAGATGTCCGGGTTCGAGTACCGCACGCGGTGAGGCGTAGTGAGAAGGCCATACTGAAGTGCTTCTACGACATCGAGGATGACAGCCTGTACTCGGTGAAATGGTATAAGGGCAGGCGAGAGTTTTACAGATACACTCCCAAGGAAACGCCGCCCATGAAGGTTTTTCACTTCCCAGGCGTCAAAGTGAGA CGCGTGTCCTCGAACGAGAGCCAAGTGGTGCTCGATGCGGTGACAATGGCTACATCCGGTAAATACAGTTGCGAAGTATCGGCGGATGCGCCCTCATTTCATACATTAATAGCGGCAGCAGAATTGGAAGTTATTG AAACGCCGCACAATGCGCCATTCATATCGGGCATTCGTCCTCGATATCGGGTCGGCGACATATTGCGAGGTAATTGCACATCGCGACACTCGCGGCCAGCGGCCAATCTCACATGGACAGTGAATAATGAAGAG GTTAATCCCTCGCTTGTGCGTCATCATAAAATACTTCGAGATGCCCGCAATGACATGGAAACCGCCATTGTGGGCATTCATTTTGTGGTCACAGATCAGCACTTTGATAATGGCAAACTCAAA ttACGCTGCAGTGCCCAGTTGCACGACATCTACTGGAAAACCACCGAGAAGATCGTCCTCGAAGCGGATCTGTTTCCCAAACACGGAAGCGTGGCCAATGGAAATCACGTCAATCCCGACGATTTCTATGATCAATATGCCCTGCACGAAGACCATTCGCAAAACAAGAAGAATAGCTATTTGACGCAGTTTCAGG GCGAAGAAGACGACGGCACCGAGGGTGGATTGGGTGATGGAGGAGCCGCCTGGCGAGGAGCCGGCTCGTCCAGCTCCAGATCAAGTCAATCCCGGTGGATGGTCGGTGGATCGCTGATGGCGGTGCTCAGCTGGACGCTGGCCAGGCAATTAGTGTCGCCGTTGCAGGCGGTGATGACAAAGGTCGGCGGTGCGGCGTGCAACGCGAGCGGAAGGTGCACAATCCGGCGGACAAGACCCCTTGGAATGCGGGTCATCGTAACAAAGCAAAAGCAGAGGCAAAGGCAGAGGCAAAAGCAGCAGGAGGAGAAATCCTGCCTGCGGGTGTCGAAATGCAGCTGGAaaggatgcggatgcggatgcggatgggGATGCAGCATCGGCATCGGCAGGACCAACAGCAGATGCATCAGGCAATTAACATGA